One genomic segment of Mytilus trossulus isolate FHL-02 chromosome 4, PNRI_Mtr1.1.1.hap1, whole genome shotgun sequence includes these proteins:
- the LOC134716751 gene encoding sex peptide receptor-like gives MLGDEENLSMEFNEDLMNITNEICYLGRHRTTPNFIINGYLFPSLACVTVVINCTILVVFWRAKFFTPHHALLAALAIVDMLTVFIPSPLFMYVFGCGFYMIFPSCKLCQAYDITTMEIPIILHSISMWLTLGLAIQRHVCVSNPFKAKYICTMKNTIIYMILMSCCFFAFLLPFTFRLKYEEVLVNLDMDGFLAHPACRKSPQNWLNDNKNLFYGMYGLLRVLVIKLLPCVILLILEIKLIRNLKMASLVRIHTNKVHQRKDVPMRLSAQTAWIVGIFLVTEIPVTVGVIHEVIAWWFKVKFMKDDVKFLLSDILNFILLFGCMANFVIYIFLSEKFRRYIIKLVTFQSSRKRQYRQYKHCASLRNLPSTRTELEELSVLK, from the coding sequence ATGCTTGGAGACGAAGAAAACTTGTCGATGGAATTcaatgaagatttaatgaataTTACAAACGAAATTTGTTATTTGGGAAGACATCGAACGACACCAAACTTTATTATTAATGGATATTTATTTCCAAGCTTAGCATGTGTTACTGTGGTAATAAATTGTACAATTCTAGTCGTATTTTGGAGAGCTAAATTTTTTACTCCACATCATGCTTTACTGGCTGCGTTAGCTATTGTGGACATGTTGACGGTATTTATTCCATCTCCGTTATTTATGTACGTTTTTGGATGCggattttatatgatatttcctTCGTGTAAACTCTGCCAAGCATATGATATTACTACAATGGAAATACCTATTATTTTGCACAGTATATCAATGTGGCTTACTTTAGGACTAGCGATTCAACGCCATGTGTGTGTTTCGAATCCATTTAAAGCAAAATACATCTGTACCAtgaaaaacacaattatttacATGATTCTTATGAGTTGCTGCTTTTTTGCTTTTCTGTTACCATTCACCTTCAGATTAAAATATGAAGAGGTTTTAGTTAATTTGGATATGGACGGATTTTTGGCACATCCCGCATGTCGGAAGTCGCCCCAAAACTGGCTGAATgacaataaaaatttattttacggTATGTACGGTTTATTACGAGTTTTGGTGATTAAACTTTTACCATGTGTCATCTTACTGATTTTGGAAATTAAGCTTATCCGAAACTTAAAAATGGCTTCACTTGTGAGAATTCATACAAATAAGGTCCATCAAAGAAAAGATGTTCCGATGCGCCTTTCGGCACAAACTGCTTGGATAGTTGGAATATTTTTAGTGACAGAAATTCCCGTGACAGTCGGCGTTATCCATGAGGTAATAGCTTGGTGGTTTAAAGTTAAGTTTATGAAAGATGatgttaaatttcttttaagtgatattttgaattttattttgctatttgGATGCATGgcaaattttgtaatttatatttttctcagTGAGAAATTCAgaagatatattataaaattagtaACTTTCCAGTCGAGCCGAAAAAGACAATACAGACAATACAAACACTGTGCGAGTCTAAGAAATTTACCGTCAACCAGGACAGAATTAGAAGAATtgtctgttttaaaataa